A stretch of Desulfofalx alkaliphila DSM 12257 DNA encodes these proteins:
- a CDS encoding DUF3909 family protein: MQEVIERVKSHLEGVRLQKITDEQEVLLKNNYNCKLYFFEYGLSPKGDLVISTSSQNYKNLLYYIGFEWEKKSFLKLKIEGNDSVAVVLDMESKRVSELAKKLGLIRE; the protein is encoded by the coding sequence GTGCAAGAGGTCATTGAAAGAGTCAAATCACATCTTGAAGGTGTAAGGTTACAAAAAATTACAGATGAACAAGAGGTTTTATTAAAAAACAACTATAATTGCAAGCTTTACTTTTTTGAGTACGGTCTTAGTCCAAAGGGTGATTTAGTGATCAGCACATCAAGTCAAAACTATAAAAACCTCCTCTATTATATCGGTTTTGAATGGGAGAAAAAGTCTTTCTTAAAGTTAAAAATAGAAGGCAACGATTCTGTGGCTGTTGTTTTAGATATGGAGAGCAAAAGGGTGAGTGAGTTAGCCAAGAAATTAGGTTTAATAAGGGAATAA
- a CDS encoding molybdopterin-binding protein: MKVVPVQEAVGMVLCHDITQIVPGKFKGRAFKKGHIIQFEDIPKLLDIGKQNIYVWEINNGLLHEDDAALRIAKAAAGSGISLTEPKEGKVSLLAEEKGLLKVNVDALYSINELEEVMFATLHTNQIVEKGKVLAGTRIIPLVIEEDKICKIESICQTNYPLVEVKPFKSLKVGVVTTGSEVYHGRIKDKFGPVVMKKIESWGSVVSRQIFVSDSTDMIVDAINRLLGEGVEMITVTGGMSVDPDDVTPAGIRAAGGRIVTYGAPTLPGAMFMLAYIGDVPVLGLPGCVMYSKSSIFDLVVPRILAGEELSRRDIVKLGHGGLCVNCKECRYPDCGFGKSL; the protein is encoded by the coding sequence GTGAAAGTTGTACCGGTGCAAGAGGCGGTTGGAATGGTTCTCTGTCACGATATTACCCAAATTGTCCCGGGTAAATTTAAAGGCAGGGCATTTAAAAAAGGGCACATTATACAGTTTGAAGATATACCGAAGTTGTTGGATATAGGAAAGCAAAATATATATGTATGGGAAATAAACAATGGGCTGCTGCACGAGGATGACGCAGCGCTGAGAATTGCAAAGGCGGCTGCCGGCAGCGGCATAAGCCTCACGGAACCCAAAGAAGGTAAAGTAAGTTTGCTGGCCGAAGAAAAGGGCCTCCTTAAAGTAAATGTTGATGCCCTATACAGCATTAACGAATTAGAAGAAGTGATGTTTGCAACTTTACATACCAATCAAATAGTTGAAAAAGGTAAGGTGCTGGCAGGCACCAGAATCATTCCCCTGGTTATTGAAGAAGACAAAATATGTAAAATTGAGTCCATATGCCAAACAAACTATCCCCTGGTTGAGGTTAAACCATTTAAGTCATTAAAAGTCGGCGTTGTTACCACCGGCAGCGAAGTATACCACGGGCGGATTAAAGATAAATTTGGCCCTGTGGTTATGAAGAAGATAGAGAGTTGGGGAAGTGTTGTAAGCAGACAAATATTTGTGTCTGACAGCACAGACATGATAGTTGACGCTATAAACCGGTTATTGGGAGAGGGGGTTGAAATGATTACAGTTACCGGAGGCATGTCTGTGGACCCCGATGACGTGACACCTGCAGGTATTCGGGCAGCGGGCGGGCGTATTGTTACATATGGTGCCCCCACCTTGCCCGGGGCTATGTTTATGTTGGCCTATATAGGCGATGTACCTGTGCTGGGATTGCCGGGCTGTGTAATGTACAGCAAGAGCAGTATCTTTGATCTGGTGGTGCCCCGCATCCTGGCAGGGGAAGAATTAAGCCGCAGGGATATTGTGAAGCTGGGCCATGGGGGACTCTGTGTTAACTGTAAAGAGTGTAGATATCCGGACTGTGGTTTTGGAAAAAGCTTGTAA
- a CDS encoding molybdopterin-dependent aldehyde oxidoreductase: protein MIKKKININGINTVVVCDPESMLVDVLRGQLGLTGTKVGCGKAQCGACSVILNGKLILSCAYKMKRLPDESIITTIEGIGTPTNLHALQMAWVKYGGAQCGYCSPGFIVSAKALLDENPSPTREEVRDWFQKHKNVCRCTGYIPLVDAVMAAAAFMRGEITAEDLDFKMPADGKIFGTDYPRPSAIGKVTGTIEFGSDFGLKMPPETLQLKLVQAQVSHAKILSIDTSEAEKMPGVYKVVTHKDIKGRNRINGLNFPNNKGDSYDRPILCDEKVFQFGDAIAIVCADTEANAQAAVEKVKVELEILPAYMSAPAAMEPDAIEIHPGTPNVYYKQDNIKGEDTASVMEEADVVVSMEDLYVGRQPHLPIEPDVAAAYYDENGNLQILSKSIGLDLHAAMIGEGLGLEPGKNLFLSQFPGVGGTFGYKFSPTIEALVGAATMATGKPCFLNFNYYQQITYTGKRSPFFVDIKYGAKKDGKIVAMEANWAVDHGPYSEFGDLLTLRGAQFIGAGYGIPNIKGVGYTVCTNHCWGSAFRAYGSPQSFFASETLMDVLAEKLGIDPLELRYINAYRPGDTTPSGHEPEVYSMTALIDAIRPKYQAALENAKKLSTPEKKRGVGVSVGVYGCGLDGVDGAEVWVELLSDGRVQVSTNWQDHGQGADMGLLATSHEALRPMGIKPEQIKLVMNDMNLAPAGGPAGGSRSQVVIGNAVINGCEQLLNALKKDDGSYMTYDEAVAKGIPLKYVGQWSTAADNCTACDEKGQGKPFSNYMYGVFLAEVEVDTTTGKTEVIKMTLAADVGEIVNKTVLDGQIYGGLAQGIGLALTEDFEDLEKHTTMRACGIPYIKDVPDNMEIIYVNFPRKHGPFGASGVGELPLTSPHAAICNAIYNACGVRITQLPALPEKILAGLQGKEIPVVRRPIKNPDF from the coding sequence GTGATTAAAAAGAAAATCAACATCAACGGCATAAATACAGTTGTCGTATGCGACCCGGAATCTATGCTGGTGGATGTGCTGCGCGGCCAACTGGGTCTAACCGGAACCAAGGTCGGTTGTGGTAAAGCCCAGTGCGGTGCTTGCTCAGTAATTTTAAACGGTAAACTAATTTTATCCTGTGCTTACAAAATGAAGCGTTTACCTGATGAGTCTATTATCACTACCATTGAAGGTATTGGCACTCCCACTAACCTGCACGCCTTACAAATGGCATGGGTGAAATACGGTGGCGCCCAGTGCGGTTACTGCTCACCTGGCTTTATTGTGTCTGCTAAGGCACTCTTAGACGAAAACCCATCCCCAACCCGAGAAGAAGTAAGAGATTGGTTCCAAAAACATAAAAACGTTTGCCGCTGCACCGGCTATATACCCTTAGTTGATGCCGTGATGGCTGCGGCTGCCTTTATGCGCGGCGAAATTACCGCTGAAGACTTAGACTTTAAAATGCCTGCCGACGGCAAAATTTTTGGCACTGACTATCCGCGCCCCTCTGCCATTGGCAAAGTTACCGGTACAATTGAGTTTGGCTCCGATTTTGGCCTAAAAATGCCGCCCGAAACCCTGCAGTTAAAGTTGGTTCAGGCACAAGTTTCCCATGCAAAAATTTTATCCATCGACACCTCTGAAGCTGAAAAAATGCCAGGTGTATATAAAGTTGTCACCCATAAAGATATTAAGGGCAGAAACCGGATTAACGGCTTGAACTTTCCAAACAACAAAGGGGACAGCTATGATCGCCCCATTTTATGTGATGAAAAAGTATTTCAGTTTGGCGACGCCATTGCCATCGTTTGTGCAGATACCGAGGCAAATGCCCAAGCCGCTGTAGAAAAGGTTAAGGTTGAGTTGGAAATTTTGCCGGCCTACATGAGTGCCCCTGCGGCAATGGAGCCCGATGCCATTGAAATTCACCCCGGCACACCCAATGTTTATTACAAGCAAGACAATATAAAGGGTGAAGATACGGCGTCAGTAATGGAAGAAGCAGATGTGGTAGTGTCAATGGAAGACCTGTATGTCGGTCGTCAGCCCCACCTGCCCATTGAGCCTGACGTTGCTGCCGCTTACTACGATGAAAACGGCAATTTGCAGATTTTATCAAAAAGTATCGGTCTGGACCTGCATGCAGCCATGATCGGTGAAGGACTTGGTTTAGAGCCTGGTAAAAACCTGTTCTTGTCTCAATTCCCCGGGGTAGGCGGTACCTTTGGGTATAAGTTTAGCCCCACCATTGAGGCCCTGGTTGGTGCTGCCACCATGGCCACAGGGAAGCCTTGTTTCTTAAACTTCAATTATTATCAACAAATTACCTATACCGGAAAGCGTTCACCCTTCTTTGTTGATATTAAGTACGGTGCTAAAAAAGACGGCAAGATTGTTGCCATGGAAGCCAACTGGGCAGTGGATCACGGTCCTTACTCAGAGTTTGGTGACCTGCTGACCCTGCGCGGTGCTCAGTTTATCGGTGCCGGCTATGGTATTCCTAACATTAAAGGTGTTGGCTACACCGTTTGCACCAACCACTGTTGGGGTTCAGCCTTCCGGGCTTACGGATCACCCCAGAGCTTCTTTGCCTCAGAGACTTTAATGGACGTATTGGCTGAAAAGCTGGGCATCGATCCCCTGGAGCTGAGATATATTAATGCTTATCGTCCCGGAGATACTACCCCCTCTGGCCATGAGCCGGAAGTATATTCTATGACCGCATTGATTGATGCCATCCGGCCCAAATACCAAGCAGCTTTGGAAAATGCTAAAAAGCTTTCTACACCGGAGAAAAAACGTGGTGTTGGCGTATCTGTCGGCGTCTATGGCTGCGGCTTGGACGGTGTAGATGGAGCGGAAGTATGGGTGGAACTGCTGTCCGACGGTCGGGTTCAGGTAAGTACAAACTGGCAGGATCACGGACAGGGTGCAGATATGGGCCTCTTGGCCACCTCCCATGAAGCACTGCGTCCCATGGGTATTAAGCCGGAGCAGATTAAGCTGGTTATGAACGATATGAACTTAGCCCCTGCCGGCGGCCCTGCCGGCGGTAGCCGTTCACAGGTGGTTATCGGCAATGCTGTAATTAACGGTTGTGAGCAATTGCTTAACGCCCTTAAGAAAGATGACGGAAGTTACATGACTTACGACGAAGCGGTGGCAAAGGGCATACCGCTAAAGTATGTGGGCCAGTGGAGCACTGCTGCGGATAACTGCACCGCATGCGACGAAAAAGGCCAGGGCAAGCCTTTCTCCAATTACATGTACGGTGTCTTCTTAGCAGAGGTGGAAGTGGATACCACCACCGGCAAGACTGAGGTCATTAAGATGACTTTAGCTGCTGACGTGGGAGAAATCGTCAACAAAACGGTATTGGACGGACAAATATATGGTGGCTTGGCCCAGGGCATTGGCCTGGCACTGACCGAAGACTTTGAGGACTTGGAAAAGCATACCACCATGCGTGCCTGCGGTATTCCTTACATTAAGGATGTTCCGGACAACATGGAAATCATCTACGTTAACTTCCCCCGCAAGCACGGTCCCTTTGGTGCTTCCGGCGTGGGTGAATTGCCGCTGACTTCGCCCCATGCTGCCATCTGCAACGCCATTTACAACGCCTGCGGTGTACGTATAACCCAGCTGCCGGCGTTACCGGAAAAGATATTGGCAGGCCTGCAGGGTAAAGAAATACCGGTGGTAAGACGTCCCATTAAAAACCCTGATTTCTAA
- a CDS encoding pyridine nucleotide-disulfide oxidoreductase/dicluster-binding protein yields the protein MDHKRIFEFEEKCIQEHPPACTTACPVHVDVKRFMLEVKKGRFDEAMNIYRKSVPFPRIIGSICDHPCQEVCKRKEVGDALSIAALEKTCIQLSEVKPPNIVPAPSKNKRVAVIGGGLSGLTATFELAKKGYQVTLFEEKGVLGGRVRDFPEWMLPSHVIDEELSVLKSLGVIIELNTKVGSDLAFDTIGSQYQAVYLGTGGSPLEDKFTIDPITFATGSEGVFAGGTLRNANNYSPITSLSDGKRAAISIDRYLQGVSLTAARENEGSYQSRLFTSTKGVEALPAVPLGNDKGFYSREEAMEEAGRCLQCQCLECVKVCQYMSHFQGYPKKFIRQINHNLKMVKGRHEANILINSCSLCGLCQKVCPEGLNLGELCHEARIEMVRKGKMPPSAHDFPIRDMEFSNSEQCVLSRHQPGYQSSEYIFFPGCQLSASAPDHVERAYAYLTEHISDGVGLILRCCGAPAQWSGRSDLFMAELQKIKEQWQQMGRPKMIMACSTCYHLFKKDLPEIKIMSLWEAYHRYGLPEAGGMQRSTVVAVHDACTGRDESHVHEIVRKILGQMGFQIEELPTSRDKTQCCGYGGMMQFANKGLADDVVKRRINESAADYVVYCAICRDNFAAKGKKTYHLLDLIYGEANPSAPARRGPGYSQRRENRVRLKNKLLKEVWGEEVMGEKSSFEKIKLIIPDEVREIMEDRLILVEDIQRVIEHAERTGKKMLNRNTGRYLAYHRPVSVTYWVEYLPQDDGYLVYNTYSHRMVINEEVKA from the coding sequence ATGGATCACAAACGGATATTTGAGTTCGAAGAAAAATGTATTCAGGAACACCCCCCGGCTTGCACCACTGCCTGTCCTGTTCATGTGGACGTAAAAAGATTTATGTTGGAAGTTAAAAAAGGCCGCTTTGATGAAGCGATGAATATATATAGAAAGTCAGTTCCCTTTCCCAGAATCATCGGTTCAATCTGTGACCATCCCTGCCAAGAGGTATGTAAACGCAAAGAGGTTGGGGATGCCCTTTCCATAGCTGCCCTGGAGAAAACCTGCATTCAATTAAGTGAGGTAAAACCGCCTAATATAGTGCCTGCACCAAGCAAGAATAAAAGGGTGGCAGTAATAGGCGGTGGTTTAAGCGGTTTAACTGCAACCTTTGAACTGGCTAAGAAGGGCTATCAAGTTACGCTGTTTGAGGAAAAGGGAGTATTGGGCGGAAGGGTAAGGGATTTTCCGGAGTGGATGCTGCCCTCCCATGTCATAGATGAAGAATTGTCAGTATTGAAAAGCCTTGGGGTAATTATTGAATTAAACACCAAGGTGGGAAGTGATCTGGCCTTTGACACCATAGGCAGCCAATACCAGGCCGTTTATTTGGGCACAGGGGGGTCACCCTTAGAGGATAAGTTTACCATTGATCCCATCACCTTTGCCACAGGGAGCGAGGGTGTCTTTGCCGGCGGCACACTGCGAAATGCTAACAATTATTCTCCCATAACATCCCTTTCAGATGGCAAAAGGGCAGCCATTTCCATAGATCGTTATTTGCAGGGGGTATCGCTGACTGCTGCCCGTGAAAATGAAGGGTCTTACCAAAGCCGTCTTTTTACCAGCACCAAGGGGGTAGAAGCTTTACCGGCGGTGCCGTTGGGAAATGACAAGGGTTTTTACAGCAGGGAAGAGGCCATGGAGGAGGCAGGCAGATGCCTGCAGTGCCAGTGTTTAGAATGTGTCAAAGTATGTCAATACATGTCCCATTTTCAGGGATACCCCAAGAAATTTATTCGTCAAATTAACCATAACCTTAAAATGGTTAAGGGCAGGCATGAGGCTAACATTTTGATAAACTCTTGTAGCTTATGTGGCTTATGCCAGAAGGTGTGCCCGGAAGGGCTTAACTTAGGTGAGCTTTGCCACGAGGCCAGAATTGAGATGGTTAGAAAAGGGAAGATGCCTCCTTCGGCCCACGATTTTCCCATCAGGGATATGGAATTCAGCAACAGTGAGCAATGTGTGCTCAGCCGTCATCAGCCGGGTTATCAAAGCAGTGAATATATCTTTTTTCCCGGCTGCCAGTTAAGCGCCTCTGCACCCGACCATGTGGAGAGGGCCTATGCCTATTTAACCGAGCATATTTCCGATGGGGTTGGGCTGATACTTCGCTGCTGTGGTGCGCCGGCCCAATGGTCCGGGCGGTCGGATTTGTTTATGGCGGAATTGCAGAAGATAAAAGAACAATGGCAGCAAATGGGCAGACCTAAAATGATAATGGCCTGTTCCACCTGTTATCACTTGTTTAAAAAAGACCTGCCCGAGATTAAAATTATGTCTTTATGGGAAGCGTACCACCGGTATGGTTTGCCAGAGGCCGGCGGAATGCAAAGGTCAACTGTGGTTGCTGTACACGACGCCTGTACCGGTAGGGATGAAAGCCATGTTCACGAAATTGTGCGTAAAATACTGGGTCAAATGGGTTTCCAAATTGAAGAGCTGCCCACCAGCCGCGACAAAACCCAATGCTGCGGTTACGGTGGAATGATGCAGTTTGCCAACAAAGGCTTGGCCGATGATGTGGTGAAACGCCGGATAAATGAAAGTGCTGCCGATTATGTTGTTTACTGTGCAATTTGCCGCGACAATTTTGCTGCCAAAGGGAAAAAGACCTATCATCTGCTGGATTTAATTTATGGAGAGGCGAATCCCTCTGCCCCCGCTAGGCGTGGCCCTGGGTACTCCCAGCGCCGTGAAAACAGGGTCAGATTGAAGAATAAACTGCTCAAGGAGGTTTGGGGAGAAGAGGTCATGGGGGAAAAAAGTTCCTTTGAAAAAATTAAGCTAATCATTCCGGACGAGGTAAGGGAAATAATGGAGGATCGACTGATACTGGTTGAAGATATCCAAAGGGTGATCGAACACGCTGAGCGGACGGGTAAAAAGATGCTGAACCGCAATACCGGCCGCTATTTGGCCTACCACAGGCCGGTCAGTGTAACCTATTGGGTTGAGTACTTACCCCAGGATGACGGGTATCTTGTTTACAACACCTATTCCCACCGGATGGTTATTAATGAGGAAGTGAAGGCATGA
- a CDS encoding DVU_1557 family redox protein: MSIALDCMKCGVPMELGKVEVMYLNNKFPIELLKCPKCGMVFIPEELATGKMLEVEKALEDK; encoded by the coding sequence ATGAGCATAGCACTGGATTGTATGAAATGCGGCGTTCCTATGGAGCTTGGAAAAGTTGAGGTTATGTATTTAAATAATAAGTTTCCCATTGAGCTTTTGAAATGCCCTAAATGCGGGATGGTTTTTATTCCTGAAGAATTGGCCACCGGTAAAATGCTGGAGGTGGAAAAGGCACTGGAAGACAAATAA
- the trsM gene encoding DVU_1556 family methyltransferase: protein MWVDKMCRLYEGSAVRQVTGDSIRPGGFQLTDRALEICAPAPGAAILDVGCGTGATVEYLIEKYNYKAVGIDPSEVLLAQGRQRRPDLPISQARGEDLPFKGGEMDCVFAECTLSVTEHPDAVLKECHRVLKDKGHLVVSDLYIKNRELTAELRKLPLASCITGATTRNELEKKLGKAGFKLIFWEDHTDLLKQLVFKIIMSYGSMNNFWQQAGAESFDCCCVQGIIKRARPGYFLLVAQKQWERS from the coding sequence ATGTGGGTAGACAAAATGTGCAGGTTATATGAGGGAAGTGCTGTCCGTCAGGTTACCGGTGACAGCATCAGACCCGGCGGTTTTCAACTTACAGACAGGGCTTTAGAAATATGTGCACCGGCGCCGGGGGCCGCTATTTTAGATGTGGGCTGCGGGACTGGCGCAACAGTCGAGTATTTAATTGAAAAATATAATTATAAGGCCGTGGGTATAGATCCGTCGGAGGTTCTGCTGGCCCAGGGCCGGCAAAGAAGGCCTGATTTACCCATATCCCAGGCAAGGGGAGAAGATCTGCCCTTTAAAGGGGGCGAGATGGACTGCGTTTTTGCTGAGTGTACTCTTTCGGTAACAGAGCACCCTGATGCCGTTTTAAAAGAATGCCACCGGGTATTGAAGGACAAGGGCCACCTGGTTGTGTCAGACCTATATATTAAAAACCGGGAATTAACCGCTGAACTGCGCAAACTGCCCTTGGCCAGCTGCATTACCGGTGCTACCACCCGGAACGAATTAGAAAAAAAGCTGGGGAAGGCGGGTTTTAAATTAATTTTTTGGGAGGATCATACCGATCTCTTAAAACAGCTGGTCTTTAAAATAATTATGAGCTATGGTTCCATGAATAATTTTTGGCAGCAGGCAGGCGCCGAAAGCTTTGACTGTTGTTGTGTACAGGGGATTATTAAAAGGGCCCGGCCGGGCTACTTTCTGTTAGTTGCCCAAAAACAGTGGGAGAGGAGTTGA